Sequence from the Actinomyces slackii genome:
TCGAGTACCGAGGTGCCCCTCATCAGCATCGTGCCGCTGAGACGCTCCACCGTGAGGCTCGACCCCCGCTCGTCGCGCTGAAACCCGGCCGGGATCGTCGCGGGCGCGGGAAAGCGGAAAAGCCCTCCCCCCTGGCCCCCGCCGGTGACGGCAAAGCTGAGCGCTCCGAGCATGAGCCCATGGGCGACCACGTCCTCAGGCCCCGCATCCAGGCCCGCAGCCCTCGGCGCTCCAGGCCGCAGGTGGATCTCATTGCCGTCACCGCTGCCCCGAGCCCATGCGGCGATCTGCGAAGCAGTCACGCGCAGTACCAGGTCCGAGGCCGGCCCCACTGCCCTCGCTGCGGCGTCGGAGAGCTCTGCGGGCTCAGCAAGCTCTGCGGGCTCAGCGGGCCGCAGGCTCCTGCCGGTGCGCTGCGCCAGGTCATGCGTGACCAGCCAGTCGCGCCCCTGCGCCGCAACCCGGCACCTGGCCCGCAGCAGGTCCCACCCAGCCCGCCTCCGCCTGTCGATCACTGGCGACGTCGATGCGCTCCCGGCGCCCGCCGTCGTCTCAGCAGGCCTCCACTCACAGCGCCGGTGGATCATGCCGTTCCACGGTCCCAGCGCGCCTTCGCGCAGGTCCCGCAGTGTCAGCACAGCGGGAAGGACCGCCACGGCGCCCATTCGTGCGGCGCGGAAGGCCCCCTCGCCCAAGGGCGCGGCGAGCGCCGGGACTAGAGCCTCGGCAAGCCCTGCGATGAGCCGCTCCTCCGCCTCGCGCCCCCCTGCCTGCTCACCGCCCACGGGGCGTCCAGGATTCATGGCCCGATTCTAGTCGGGCACGACGAAGCCCCGCCGATCACGGATCAGCGGGGCCTGGGCGATGTACCGGCGCCTCAGCGGGTCTCGCGGTGCTCCGTGTGCTTGCCGCAGCGGGAGCAGAACTTGGAGATGGCCAGGCGGTCGGGGGTGTTGCGACGGTTCTTCTTGGTGATGTAGTTGCGCTCCTTGCACTCCGAGCAGGCCAGAGTGATCTTGGGGCGAACGTCGGCGGACTTGCTGGCCACGTTGTACTCCTCGTTTCGATCCTCGAGCATGCGACGGAAGCGCGGTACTCGAACCTTGCGTAGCGGGGGAGGGACTCGAACCCTCGACCTCACGATTATGAGTCGTGCGCTCTAACCAGCTGAGCTACCTCGCCATATGACCACAATGGGGGCCATCGGCCCCCGCTATGCTCAGAGCCCCGAAAGGGAATCGAACCCTTGACCTTCTCCTTACCATGGAGACGCTCTGCCTACTGAGCTATCGGGGCAACGAGCGGAATCCTAGGCAGATCTGGATCGCGGAAGCAATCCGGACCCCCGTGGGCTCCCTCTCACTGCGGGCCTCCGCCCTGGGGCGGATCTGACGGCAACGGAGATGATCCGTGCTGTCATGGTGGCGGGTGAGGGATTCGAACCCCCGTAGCATTTCGCGGCTGATTTACAGTCAGCTCCCATTGGCCGCTCGGGCAACCCGCCGTCGCTCCTCACTCCGGCCGCTGGGGCCATCGCTTGGCGCCGTGGAAGAATAGCAAGCCCGTGGCAGGGGCGCCAATCCGCGCTCGTAGGACTCTCCTCACAGCCTGCGGATCCATGGCAGGATCGGGCCGTATCCGGCAACAGCGGCCCGAGCGCCCCGCTCCCGGGCCACCGGGCCACCGGGTCACCGGGCCACCGAAGAGAAAGGCAGACCATGGCATCCGAGTCCTCCTTCGACGTCGTCTCCAAGCTCGACCGACAGGAGGTCGACAACGCCGTCAACCAGTGCGCCAAGGAGATCGCCCAGCGCTACGACTTCCGGGGCGTTGACGCCTCGGTGTCCCTGGCGGGCGACACGATCACCATGGAGGCCAACACCGCCGAGCGCGTCCTGGCGATCCTCGATGTCCTGGAGTCCAAGCTGTTCCGCCGCGGCGTCTCCCTGAAGGCCCTGGACCTGGGCGACAAGGAGCCCCGCCCCCAGGGCAAGCTCTACCGCCTGGTCTGCCCACTGAAGGAGGGACTGAGCCAGGAGGTCGCCAAGCAGATCACCAAGGCGATCCGCGACGAGGGCCCCAAGGGCGTCAAGGCCACCATCCAGGGCGACGAGGTGCGCGTGTCCTCCAAGTCCCGCGACGACCTCCAGTCCGTCATCGCCCTGCTCAAGGAGCTCGAGGTCGAGGCCGCGCTCCAGTTCGTCAACTACCGGTAGGGCCGGACACCATCGCGGGTCGGAAGGCATCGCCTGCCTGGCCCGGAGGAGCCCTCAGGCCTGGCGTGACCCCCGACGCCCCACCCGGCACGGGCCGACGCGCAGATGCATGCTGGTCACGGACCTGCGCATCCTGCGTAGACTCCCAGTCATGCGCGCCCTCGTTGTCTCCGGTCACCCTCACCTCGAGGGCTCCAACGCCAACGCCGCCATCCTGGACGAGTTGAGGGCCGTGCTGCCAGGCACCACGATCCATCGTCTTGATACCGCTCCGACCAGCCCCGAAGGCCGTACCCGCTTCAACGTCCCCGCCGAGCAGGCCCTGCTCGATGAGGCCGATGCCGTCGTCCTGGCCACGCCCCTGTACTGGTACTCGTGGAGTGGGCTGATGAAGCAGTGGGTCGAGGAGGTGTGGGCTGATGGGTGGGCCTTCCGCTCGGGCAGCGCGGCCGGCTGTGCGCTCGACGGCAAGCCCGCGGTGCTGTCCCTTACCGTCGGCGAGACTCAGGCCTTCTACACCCCAGCGGGCAGCGAGCCCCATAGC
This genomic interval carries:
- a CDS encoding NAD(P)H-dependent oxidoreductase: MRALVVSGHPHLEGSNANAAILDELRAVLPGTTIHRLDTAPTSPEGRTRFNVPAEQALLDEADAVVLATPLYWYSWSGLMKQWVEEVWADGWAFRSGSAAGCALDGKPAVLSLTVGETQAFYTPAGSEPHSVEEYLCPVYRTLEGVGLRLLDTVISYGASLLPPAGTAERTAYDRALRDSARRIATLVTGVAS
- a CDS encoding YajQ family cyclic di-GMP-binding protein → MASESSFDVVSKLDRQEVDNAVNQCAKEIAQRYDFRGVDASVSLAGDTITMEANTAERVLAILDVLESKLFRRGVSLKALDLGDKEPRPQGKLYRLVCPLKEGLSQEVAKQITKAIRDEGPKGVKATIQGDEVRVSSKSRDDLQSVIALLKELEVEAALQFVNYR
- a CDS encoding hotdog family protein is translated as MNPGRPVGGEQAGGREAEERLIAGLAEALVPALAAPLGEGAFRAARMGAVAVLPAVLTLRDLREGALGPWNGMIHRRCEWRPAETTAGAGSASTSPVIDRRRRAGWDLLRARCRVAAQGRDWLVTHDLAQRTGRSLRPAEPAELAEPAELSDAAARAVGPASDLVLRVTASQIAAWARGSGDGNEIHLRPGAPRAAGLDAGPEDVVAHGLMLGALSFAVTGGGQGGGLFRFPAPATIPAGFQRDERGSSLTVERLSGTMLMRGTSVLERR
- the rpmG gene encoding 50S ribosomal protein L33, translating into MASKSADVRPKITLACSECKERNYITKKNRRNTPDRLAISKFCSRCGKHTEHRETR